One segment of Candidatus Pelagibacter ubique HTCC1062 DNA contains the following:
- a CDS encoding alpha/beta hydrolase, whose product MTLCLSTTIIKPEKDMPIKNAIILLHGYGGDGKDISMLTLNWKRFLPNTIFLCPDGHEECKINPAGFQWFDLTKDDPSYILEESKKAENKLQKYIEEVKTEYNLNNSQICLSGFSQGCMMSINLGLTSNQNYNCIVGFSGKIINQDDLSMRKSSSTKMLLIHGDQDAVVSPTFLLEAKDFLIRNNIEIETKMIKNCEHHIPIEASSAALNYIKNNFQI is encoded by the coding sequence ATGACACTTTGTCTATCAACTACAATTATTAAGCCAGAAAAAGATATGCCAATTAAAAATGCTATTATTTTACTGCACGGTTATGGGGGTGATGGGAAAGACATAAGTATGTTGACCTTAAATTGGAAAAGATTTTTGCCTAATACTATTTTTTTATGTCCAGATGGTCATGAAGAATGTAAAATTAACCCAGCAGGTTTTCAATGGTTTGATTTAACTAAAGATGATCCAAGTTATATTCTAGAAGAATCTAAAAAAGCAGAAAATAAACTCCAAAAATATATTGAAGAAGTTAAAACTGAATATAATCTTAATAATTCTCAAATTTGCTTATCAGGATTTAGTCAAGGATGCATGATGTCTATTAATTTAGGTTTAACTAGCAATCAAAATTATAATTGTATTGTTGGTTTTTCTGGTAAGATAATTAATCAAGATGATCTTAGTATGAGAAAATCTTCTTCTACTAAAATGCTATTGATACATGGTGATCAAGACGCAGTTGTGTCACCAACATTTTTATTAGAGGCAAAAGATTTCCTAATTAGAAATAATATTGAAATTGAAACCAAAATGATAAAGAATTGTGAACATCATATTCCTATTGAGGCATCAAGCGCGGCTTTAAATTATATTAAAAATAACTTTCAAATATAA
- a CDS encoding lysophospholipid acyltransferase family protein, with protein sequence MIRNFLFSLFFFLGIVLISIIFLPAILLPKKIVLFGGKIMGFWTSLCLKIFLSTKIIIKGRENIIRGKKFFIAASHQSMFETFFLQTIFNSPVFILKKELLMIPIFGWYLKKIGSISIKRNKISKENLGFFDDISKQVKLSERPLIIFPQGTRLSAEDRTPFKKGSGRIYEELNIPCQPIAINSGNTWPKHGWKKINTTLTVSILKPIEPGLSKEIFTKELEKTIYTELDTLS encoded by the coding sequence ATGATAAGAAATTTTTTATTTTCATTATTTTTTTTCTTAGGAATAGTTTTAATTTCCATAATTTTCTTGCCAGCAATTTTACTACCAAAAAAAATAGTTTTATTTGGTGGAAAAATTATGGGCTTTTGGACTTCTTTATGTTTAAAAATATTTTTATCAACAAAGATAATCATTAAAGGTAGGGAAAACATAATTAGAGGAAAAAAATTCTTTATAGCTGCTTCACACCAGTCAATGTTTGAAACTTTTTTTTTACAAACTATCTTTAATTCTCCTGTTTTTATTTTAAAAAAAGAATTGCTAATGATTCCTATATTTGGCTGGTATTTAAAAAAAATAGGGTCAATTTCAATTAAAAGAAATAAAATTTCTAAAGAAAACTTAGGTTTTTTCGATGATATTTCTAAACAAGTGAAATTATCTGAAAGACCTTTAATAATTTTTCCACAAGGAACAAGACTTTCTGCAGAAGATAGAACTCCTTTTAAAAAAGGATCTGGTAGAATTTATGAAGAATTAAATATTCCATGCCAACCCATCGCAATCAATTCTGGTAATACCTGGCCAAAACATGGTTGGAAAAAAATTAATACCACTCTAACTGTTTCAATTTTAAAACCTATTGAACCTGGACTAAGCAAGGAAATTTTTACGAAAGAATTGGAAAAAACTATTTATACTGAACTTGATACTTTAAGCTAG
- a CDS encoding disulfide bond formation protein B, with the protein MIKRKTTLHLILLFSIFALLTAYFIEHILGHQPCNLCLIERIPYVVSIVIILLFIFIQKFERFFLIILSITFIIAFSISFYHFGIEQGFIKESLVCDLNSNNADLTKEALLNQLKEVTVSCKDATFKILGLSLATINIFISLIITTITIKLFLTYEKNK; encoded by the coding sequence ATGATTAAACGAAAAACTACACTTCATCTTATATTGTTATTCAGTATTTTTGCTCTTTTAACAGCCTATTTTATTGAACATATTTTGGGTCATCAACCGTGCAATCTTTGTTTAATTGAAAGAATACCTTATGTTGTTTCAATAGTTATAATTTTACTTTTTATTTTTATTCAAAAGTTTGAAAGATTTTTTTTAATAATTTTAAGTATTACATTTATTATAGCATTCTCTATTTCGTTTTATCATTTTGGAATAGAGCAAGGCTTTATAAAAGAGTCTTTAGTTTGTGACCTAAATTCTAATAATGCAGATTTGACTAAAGAAGCTCTTCTAAATCAGCTAAAAGAGGTTACAGTTAGCTGTAAAGATGCAACGTTTAAAATTTTAGGATTATCTCTTGCTACAATAAATATTTTTATCTCTTTAATAATCACAACTATAACTATAAAACTTTTCTTAACTTATGAAAAAAACAAATAA
- the lysA gene encoding diaminopimelate decarboxylase, whose protein sequence is MKYIKKNLTIEKVNVQKIAKKFGTPTYCYSHKRLTENIKNFKKNFSSFSPLICFAVKSNTNVNLIREIRKLGLGADVVSMGELMMALKAGIDPKKIVFSGVGKTSKEISYAIDKKILLINAESKSEIIEIEKIAKSKKKIVNIGIRLNPNTDAKTLKQISTGKKENKFGVDEKTFFELVNFTNHSKNINLKCLSVHIGSQILDHKPYEKMLSVVNKIIKKSGHIFEFIDLGGGMGISYEKNSKKLNYQKYNTAIQKFLKGQKTKIIFEPGRSIVGNIGFLISQVIYIKENTKKDFIILDAAMNDLMRPALYGANHQTIPVVKNNRISNKTYEFVGPICESTDKFTTIKGFQKLKEKDLVLMCDVGAYGMSLSSNYNVRPKPAELIIKGSKINIIKKRQKLKDLI, encoded by the coding sequence ATGAAATATATAAAGAAAAACTTAACAATTGAAAAAGTTAATGTTCAAAAAATAGCAAAAAAGTTTGGTACACCAACTTATTGTTATTCGCACAAACGGCTAACAGAAAATATAAAAAATTTTAAAAAAAATTTTAGCTCCTTTTCTCCATTGATTTGTTTTGCTGTCAAATCCAATACTAATGTAAATCTGATAAGAGAAATTAGAAAATTAGGGCTAGGTGCTGATGTTGTTTCAATGGGTGAGTTAATGATGGCTCTAAAAGCAGGTATAGACCCAAAAAAAATTGTTTTTTCGGGCGTGGGTAAAACTTCAAAAGAAATAAGTTATGCAATTGATAAAAAAATTTTATTAATAAATGCTGAGTCTAAAAGTGAAATTATTGAAATTGAAAAAATTGCAAAATCAAAAAAAAAAATAGTTAATATAGGTATTAGACTTAATCCAAATACAGATGCTAAGACATTAAAACAAATTTCAACTGGAAAAAAAGAAAATAAATTTGGTGTAGATGAAAAAACTTTTTTTGAATTAGTAAATTTTACAAATCATTCTAAAAATATTAACCTTAAATGCTTAAGTGTTCATATTGGTAGTCAAATTTTAGATCACAAACCATATGAAAAAATGCTCAGTGTAGTGAATAAAATAATAAAAAAAAGTGGCCATATCTTTGAATTTATTGATCTAGGTGGAGGCATGGGTATTTCTTATGAGAAAAATAGCAAAAAACTTAACTATCAAAAATATAACACTGCTATACAAAAATTTCTAAAGGGCCAAAAAACAAAAATAATATTTGAACCTGGTCGATCTATAGTTGGTAATATTGGATTTTTAATTTCTCAAGTTATTTATATAAAAGAAAATACCAAAAAAGATTTCATCATATTAGATGCTGCAATGAATGATCTTATGAGACCAGCATTATATGGTGCAAATCATCAAACTATACCTGTAGTAAAAAATAATAGAATTTCAAACAAAACTTATGAATTTGTAGGACCAATTTGTGAAAGTACAGACAAATTTACAACTATAAAAGGTTTTCAGAAATTAAAAGAAAAAGATCTTGTGCTAATGTGTGATGTTGGAGCTTATGGAATGTCACTAAGCTCAAATTACAATGTAAGACCAAAACCAGCAGAATTAATAATTAAAGGATCAAAGATTAATATTATTAAAAAAAGACAAAAACTAAAAGATTTGATTTAG
- a CDS encoding HNH endonuclease produces the protein MIFNDQNLSLEKCPALVLNADYRPLSYYPLSLWSWQDSIKSVFLDRVVIVSNYDRVIRSPSFNMRLPSVIALKSFIKPQSNPSFTRFNVFLRDKFSCQYCGSGEDLTFDHLLPRSKGGQTNWDNVVTACSSCNVKKGGRLLKNLDMSLNQKPYQPSTEDLHKNGKNFPPNFLHKSWMDYLYWDVELEA, from the coding sequence ATGATTTTTAACGATCAGAATTTGTCTTTAGAAAAATGTCCTGCGCTAGTGTTAAATGCAGATTATAGGCCTTTAAGTTATTATCCATTGTCTTTATGGAGCTGGCAAGATTCTATAAAATCTGTTTTTTTGGATAGAGTTGTTATAGTTAGTAATTATGACAGAGTTATTAGGAGCCCATCGTTTAATATGAGATTACCAAGTGTTATTGCATTAAAAAGTTTTATAAAACCACAGTCTAATCCTAGCTTCACAAGATTTAATGTTTTTTTAAGAGATAAATTTTCATGTCAATACTGTGGAAGTGGTGAAGATCTTACTTTTGATCATTTACTTCCAAGATCTAAAGGTGGACAAACCAACTGGGATAATGTTGTAACTGCTTGTTCTTCATGCAATGTAAAAAAAGGTGGAAGGTTATTAAAAAATTTGGATATGAGCTTAAATCAAAAGCCATATCAGCCATCTACAGAAGACCTACATAAAAATGGTAAAAATTTCCCACCAAATTTCCTACACAAGAGCTGGATGGATTATTTGTATTGGGATGTTGAGTTAGAAGCTTAA
- the dnaN gene encoding DNA polymerase III subunit beta produces the protein MKFNVNQQDLQQALNYCQGVIEKRSTLPILSNVLLNASNSNLTITATDLDLIFIHQINNVEVIEEGNTTTTSSIMYDIIRKFSSGKKINLSLTDVSKLQVESEKSVFNLNCISASEFPLTDENFNQNEFSIKSKQLLKLLNKCKFSVSNDETRHYLSGIFFHQTQTEDKNFLTAAATDSHRMSISKIRLDQQVDFEPIILPKKTIFQLCSLLESYDGDVKISNIKSKIKFELNNSILISKLIDGKFPNYIQVIPKNNQKKLEIDLKLFLDSVDRVASVSLDKKDGVKFNLSKDVLNLSVNNTNSGDGKESLTVKFDHDLEISFNSRYLIDVASQLDGDKIEIFFNDTGSPALIKDPGDFDSIFVVMPMKG, from the coding sequence ATGAAATTTAACGTTAATCAACAAGATCTGCAACAAGCACTTAATTATTGCCAAGGCGTAATTGAAAAAAGAAGCACACTTCCTATTTTGTCAAACGTTTTATTAAATGCGAGTAATTCAAACCTAACAATTACAGCAACAGATTTAGATTTAATATTTATTCATCAAATTAACAATGTAGAAGTTATAGAAGAAGGAAACACAACTACTACGTCATCTATTATGTATGACATCATAAGAAAATTTTCGTCAGGAAAAAAAATTAATTTATCTTTAACAGACGTTAGCAAACTCCAAGTTGAGTCTGAAAAATCTGTTTTTAATTTAAATTGTATTAGTGCATCTGAGTTTCCACTAACAGATGAAAACTTTAATCAAAATGAATTTTCTATAAAATCAAAACAATTATTGAAATTATTAAATAAATGTAAATTTTCAGTTTCAAATGATGAAACAAGACACTATTTAAGTGGAATTTTTTTTCATCAAACACAAACTGAAGATAAAAATTTTTTAACAGCAGCAGCTACAGACAGTCATAGAATGTCTATTTCAAAAATAAGATTAGACCAGCAAGTAGATTTTGAACCAATAATACTTCCTAAAAAAACAATTTTTCAACTATGCTCATTGTTAGAAAGTTATGATGGCGATGTTAAAATTTCAAATATTAAATCTAAAATAAAATTTGAATTAAATAATAGTATATTAATATCTAAGTTAATTGATGGGAAATTTCCAAATTATATTCAGGTAATACCTAAGAATAATCAAAAGAAGTTAGAAATAGATTTAAAATTATTTTTAGACTCTGTTGATCGAGTTGCTTCAGTTTCATTAGATAAAAAAGATGGAGTTAAATTTAATTTGTCAAAAGATGTTTTAAACTTATCAGTTAACAACACAAATAGTGGTGATGGAAAAGAAAGTTTAACTGTAAAGTTTGATCATGATCTAGAAATAAGTTTTAATTCTAGATATTTAATTGATGTAGCATCACAACTTGATGGAGATAAGATTGAAATTTTTTTCAATGATACTGGGTCTCCGGCATTAATTAAAGATCCAGGCGATTTTGACAGTATATTTGTTGTAATGCCTATGAAAGGCTAG
- a CDS encoding demethoxyubiquinone hydroxylase family protein, producing the protein MKKTNKEKVKEFIRVDHAGERGAIKIYEGQLLALNTFVKDENLKKKIEEMKIHEKEHCEYFENEIKKRNIKPTKFLPLWDLLGVGLGFGSTMLGKKAAMLCTASVEEVIDEHYLNQINELENDEKKLKEKIIKFREDELHHKDIAYKEGATKKGMYSILDKLIKTGSKIAINISEKI; encoded by the coding sequence ATGAAAAAAACAAATAAAGAAAAAGTAAAAGAATTTATTCGAGTTGATCACGCAGGTGAACGAGGTGCAATAAAGATTTATGAAGGCCAATTACTAGCTCTAAATACATTTGTTAAAGATGAAAACCTTAAAAAGAAAATTGAAGAAATGAAAATTCACGAAAAAGAACACTGTGAATATTTTGAAAATGAAATTAAAAAAAGAAATATAAAACCTACAAAGTTTTTACCTTTATGGGATTTGCTTGGTGTAGGACTTGGTTTTGGCTCAACAATGCTGGGGAAAAAAGCTGCTATGCTATGCACTGCCTCAGTGGAAGAAGTAATTGACGAACATTATCTAAATCAAATTAATGAGTTAGAAAACGATGAGAAAAAATTAAAAGAAAAAATAATTAAATTTAGAGAAGATGAGCTGCATCATAAAGATATAGCCTATAAAGAGGGTGCAACTAAAAAAGGAATGTATTCTATTCTGGATAAATTAATTAAAACTGGATCAAAAATTGCTATTAATATTTCTGAGAAAATTTAA
- a CDS encoding AMP-dependent synthetase/ligase: MEINKINNLLELFYKQYLTQDKTSVFLQSLKEVEKKYSWEDVYSNVIKLSEEISRYIKKGDRCLLISENRPEWMISDLSIMLSEGITVPAYTTYVERDYEYIIDDCTPTVLIISNKTQYLKVKNIIPKKKFIKKIIFFDVIEEFDQELHVSINQIFANKNFNSLNFSELKIQRKDIACIIYTSGTQGNPKGVVLSHGGILNNCEGALGLLKEFVSKKPKFLTWLPLSHSYEHTVQFVQIVVGAQVFYAESIEKLIKNMENCSPEIMTAVPRFYQNLHQKINTNFSKATGIKKFLINQTIKLGNKKLNRVQFSLIESLINFVCDLLVRKKIKEQFGGNLKAFISGGGALDKEVGCFLNAIGLPTLQGYGLTETSPVVSCNSINEIRVETVGKPFRGNLVKIANDGEILVKGENVMLGYWNNEEETNKVLKNGWLSTGDIGEFDGEFLKITDRKKDIIITPGGDNISPIKIESDLNKSNYIEQSLVYGDNKPYLVCLIVLSSEYKNIKNEEIKIEIEKINKNLSKIEKIKKFFVIKNQFTIENNMMTPTLKLKRYKIIKTYQNELEKLFN, translated from the coding sequence ATGGAAATAAACAAAATTAATAATTTATTAGAACTATTTTATAAACAGTATCTTACACAAGATAAAACAAGTGTGTTTTTACAATCCTTAAAAGAAGTTGAAAAAAAATATTCTTGGGAAGATGTATATTCAAATGTCATTAAACTTTCTGAGGAAATATCAAGATATATAAAAAAAGGTGATAGATGCTTGTTAATATCAGAAAATAGACCAGAGTGGATGATATCAGATTTATCTATTATGCTTTCGGAGGGCATAACAGTTCCGGCTTATACAACTTATGTAGAAAGAGACTATGAGTATATAATTGATGATTGCACTCCGACTGTTTTAATCATTTCTAATAAGACACAGTATTTAAAAGTAAAAAATATTATACCTAAAAAAAAATTTATAAAAAAAATTATTTTTTTTGATGTAATTGAAGAATTTGACCAAGAACTTCATGTAAGTATTAATCAAATTTTTGCTAATAAAAACTTTAATTCCTTAAATTTTTCTGAATTAAAAATTCAAAGAAAAGATATTGCTTGTATAATTTATACATCTGGTACCCAGGGAAATCCAAAAGGAGTTGTATTAAGCCATGGTGGAATTTTAAACAATTGTGAGGGAGCCCTTGGTTTATTAAAAGAGTTTGTCTCAAAAAAACCTAAATTTTTGACATGGCTACCCCTTTCTCATTCATATGAACATACAGTCCAATTTGTTCAAATAGTCGTGGGAGCACAGGTATTCTATGCTGAGAGTATAGAAAAACTTATAAAAAATATGGAAAATTGTTCACCTGAGATAATGACAGCAGTTCCTAGATTTTATCAAAATTTACATCAAAAAATAAATACTAATTTTAGTAAAGCTACAGGAATAAAAAAATTCTTAATCAATCAAACTATCAAACTTGGAAATAAGAAATTAAATAGAGTGCAATTTTCATTAATAGAAAGTTTAATAAATTTTGTTTGTGATCTTTTAGTACGAAAGAAAATCAAAGAACAATTTGGTGGAAATCTAAAGGCATTTATTTCAGGAGGAGGAGCGTTAGACAAAGAAGTGGGTTGCTTTTTAAATGCAATTGGTCTCCCAACGTTACAAGGGTACGGATTAACCGAAACATCTCCTGTAGTAAGCTGTAATTCTATTAATGAAATTAGGGTAGAAACTGTGGGCAAACCATTTAGGGGAAATTTAGTTAAAATTGCAAATGATGGTGAGATTCTGGTTAAAGGAGAAAATGTGATGTTGGGTTACTGGAATAATGAAGAAGAAACAAATAAAGTTTTAAAGAATGGATGGTTATCTACAGGTGACATTGGAGAGTTTGATGGCGAGTTTTTAAAAATAACAGATAGAAAAAAAGATATAATTATAACTCCAGGTGGAGATAATATTTCTCCAATCAAAATAGAGAGTGATTTAAATAAATCTAATTACATAGAGCAAAGTTTAGTTTATGGTGACAACAAACCTTATCTAGTTTGTTTAATTGTTTTAAGCTCAGAATATAAAAATATAAAGAATGAAGAAATTAAAATAGAAATAGAAAAAATAAATAAAAATTTAAGTAAAATAGAAAAAATAAAAAAGTTTTTTGTAATTAAAAATCAATTTACAATTGAAAACAATATGATGACCCCTACTTTAAAATTAAAAAGATATAAAATTATAAAAACTTATCAAAATGAGTTAGAAAAACTTTTTAATTAA
- a CDS encoding twin transmembrane helix small protein: MITGTLVKILGIVLLIVVAVVLILGIGTLFKGGETSKKYSNKLMQLRVLLQFIAIVALVSFAYFFKD; encoded by the coding sequence ATGATAACAGGAACATTAGTTAAAATTTTAGGTATTGTGCTTTTAATAGTTGTAGCAGTCGTCTTGATCTTAGGAATTGGAACTTTGTTCAAAGGTGGCGAAACTAGCAAAAAATATTCGAATAAACTGATGCAGCTAAGAGTGTTGCTGCAATTCATTGCTATAGTAGCATTGGTTAGTTTTGCTTATTTCTTTAAAGATTAA
- a CDS encoding YqaA family protein — translation MLNELYQKTLKLAAHKKSNTYLAILSFTESSFFPIPPDVMIAPMVIAKKNDYLKIFLIATLFSSLGGILGYFIGSYFFDLGMIVVEFYNYEEKVINLKNSLSEGSGLYVWLATLFLAGFTPLPFKVFTITSGMIGFNLPIFFIICLFSRGLRFFIVSYLSYKFGDIFSKFMKTDAAKWFTILGIIIVLIFTLIYFAIK, via the coding sequence ATGCTTAATGAATTATATCAAAAAACTTTAAAACTTGCTGCCCACAAGAAGTCAAATACTTATCTTGCAATTTTATCTTTTACTGAAAGTTCTTTTTTTCCAATCCCACCTGACGTTATGATTGCTCCAATGGTTATTGCAAAAAAAAATGATTATTTAAAAATTTTTTTAATAGCTACTTTGTTTTCTTCACTTGGAGGTATCCTTGGATATTTCATTGGATCTTATTTTTTTGATCTTGGAATGATTGTAGTAGAATTTTATAATTATGAAGAAAAGGTAATTAATCTTAAAAATAGCTTATCTGAGGGAAGTGGTCTTTATGTGTGGCTTGCTACATTATTTCTTGCTGGGTTTACGCCTTTGCCCTTTAAAGTATTCACAATAACAAGTGGTATGATTGGTTTTAATTTGCCTATATTTTTCATTATTTGTCTATTTTCTAGAGGGTTGAGATTTTTTATCGTCTCATACCTATCATATAAATTTGGTGATATTTTTAGCAAGTTTATGAAAACTGATGCTGCAAAATGGTTTACAATTTTAGGTATTATAATTGTATTAATTTTTACCCTAATATATTTTGCAATTAAATAA
- a CDS encoding TlpA family protein disulfide reductase: protein MKLLLIFIYLITSNISYALEKPNIKNLVLSKNTKIYEGVVFKDSNNYDVNLDDFKGKLLILNFWATWCAPCREEMPSLDDLQSNSNFDNLKIFPINIGQENFSKSDSFFRELNIQNLEIYFDAPITLAKKFSLRGVPTTILFNKKGEEFGRIMGSIDFNNLDFINWLKQYD from the coding sequence ATGAAATTATTATTAATATTTATCTACCTAATAACTAGCAACATTAGTTATGCACTAGAAAAACCTAATATAAAAAATTTAGTTTTATCAAAAAATACAAAAATATATGAGGGAGTAGTTTTTAAAGACTCAAATAATTATGATGTAAATTTAGATGATTTTAAAGGAAAATTGTTAATATTGAATTTTTGGGCTACTTGGTGTGCTCCTTGCAGAGAGGAGATGCCATCTCTAGATGACTTACAGTCAAATAGTAATTTTGATAACTTAAAAATTTTTCCTATTAATATTGGCCAGGAAAATTTCTCTAAATCAGATTCTTTTTTTAGAGAACTAAATATTCAAAATCTAGAGATATATTTTGATGCGCCAATTACTTTGGCTAAAAAATTTTCTTTAAGGGGAGTTCCTACAACTATTTTATTTAATAAAAAAGGTGAAGAGTTTGGGCGTATTATGGGATCTATTGATTTTAATAATTTGGATTTTATTAATTGGCTAAAACAATACGATTAA
- the argH gene encoding argininosuccinate lyase, with amino-acid sequence MVKNKNNMAIWGSRIKKDASTLFQKVGNSIDIDKKLFQEDILGSIAHVEMLFRQKIISFKIKNKIIFGLNKIEKEILKNKFEYNKKYEDIHMNIEKRLFQIIGEEAGYVHTARSRNDQVITDFKMWTTSATKEINKNLDNIIKTILKISEKNIETIMPGFTHLKNAQAVSFAHYLMSYVEMFNRDKKRFTYNLESLSENPLGVAALTGTSFNIDRNFTSKKLGFKRPTNNSIDTVADRDFVLDFLYSASVCSMHISRIAEELIIWNSDGFNLITLSDKVVTGSSIMPQKKNPDLLEYLRGKTGTVYGNLFSMLTILKGLPISYFKDLQDDKEILFKSNEILNNSIAILNEVLKNLKPNKQQMLDLANSGYITATDLADYLVKNHSMPFRKAYQTTASIVNYAEKKKKKLNELNIDELKKIEPRLTIEVLKIFNVKNSVNSKKSYGGTSFDNIKKMIMKYKKT; translated from the coding sequence ATGGTAAAAAATAAAAACAATATGGCAATATGGGGATCAAGAATAAAGAAAGATGCTTCAACTTTGTTCCAAAAAGTTGGTAATTCAATAGATATTGATAAAAAGCTTTTTCAAGAAGATATTTTAGGATCAATCGCACATGTTGAGATGTTATTTAGACAAAAAATTATTTCTTTTAAAATTAAGAATAAGATAATTTTTGGACTTAATAAAATTGAGAAAGAAATTTTAAAAAATAAATTTGAATATAATAAAAAATATGAAGATATTCATATGAATATTGAAAAAAGATTATTTCAAATTATAGGAGAAGAGGCTGGATATGTTCACACGGCTAGATCTAGAAATGATCAGGTAATTACTGATTTTAAAATGTGGACGACTTCAGCAACTAAAGAAATTAATAAGAATTTAGACAATATTATTAAAACCATTCTCAAAATTTCAGAAAAAAATATTGAAACCATAATGCCTGGGTTTACTCATTTAAAAAATGCACAAGCTGTATCTTTTGCGCATTATTTAATGTCTTATGTAGAAATGTTTAATAGGGACAAAAAAAGATTTACCTATAATTTAGAAAGTTTATCAGAAAATCCTTTGGGTGTTGCTGCTTTAACAGGTACTTCTTTTAATATTGACAGAAATTTTACTTCAAAAAAACTAGGCTTTAAAAGACCAACAAATAATTCAATTGATACTGTTGCAGATAGAGATTTTGTTCTAGATTTTTTATATAGCGCTTCTGTTTGTTCAATGCATATTTCAAGAATAGCTGAAGAACTAATTATTTGGAACTCTGATGGATTCAATTTAATCACACTTTCAGACAAAGTGGTAACTGGTTCTTCAATAATGCCTCAAAAAAAAAATCCTGATTTGTTGGAATACTTAAGAGGGAAAACTGGAACGGTTTATGGAAATTTGTTTTCAATGTTGACAATTCTTAAAGGGCTTCCCATATCTTATTTTAAAGATCTTCAAGATGATAAAGAAATACTCTTCAAATCTAATGAAATTCTTAATAACAGTATTGCTATTCTTAATGAGGTTTTAAAAAATCTAAAACCTAATAAACAACAAATGTTAGACCTTGCTAACTCAGGCTATATTACAGCTACTGACTTAGCTGACTATCTTGTTAAAAATCATTCAATGCCATTTAGAAAAGCGTATCAAACTACAGCTTCTATTGTGAATTATGCAGAGAAAAAAAAGAAAAAATTGAATGAATTAAATATTGACGAACTAAAGAAAATTGAACCAAGGCTCACAATTGAAGTTTTAAAGATATTTAATGTGAAAAACTCTGTTAACTCTAAAAAATCTTATGGTGGAACGTCTTTTGATAATATCAAAAAAATGATAATGAAATATAAAAAGACGTAA